ACTCGAGTATCAGTCCCAGTCGTGACTCTCCCAACCCTCGTAATGCTTCAGACGGCTCTTTATCACCCAAGGCTCCCACTCACATTCATAGCGGATACAGCGCGGAAACCCACCCCTTCAGGGTGGGAGGAAGCGCGTAAACTCCATGTCTCTGACTACCAGCCACGACAAGGCCAGCTCCCTAATGCTTTTGAACCCCTAACCCTACATATGACGTATGGAGAAGCGGCGAACTGTCCCCGTGAAACTCGACGTCGACAGTTCCGACACCGCACTCCTCGAAGACACCGTAGACGAGTTTCTGTGGGCGGCTAACTATGTCACAAGCCACGCTTTCCAAGGCGAATACGTCACGACGAGCAAGACCACGCTCCACAAAGGCACTTACGAGGACGTGCGTGACGAGACAGCGTTGCACAGCAACCACGTCCAAGCTGCCCGAAACAAGGCCGCCGAAGCCTGTAAGAGCGTGGTCGAAAAGTGGAAACAGGGCAAGAAGGCGTCGATGCCGTACTTCACCAGTCCACACCTCGTCTACGACCACCGCACTGCCACGTTCCACGACGACTATGTGAGCCTCGCCACCACAGACGGACGCATCGAAGCCGACTACGTGCTACCTGATAAGGAGCGAGACACGCCCCACGCAGAATACCTCTTTTCGGACGAGTACGAAACCACAGGGGCAGAACTGCATTACACGAACGACAACTGGCTGCTTCACATCCACTGCAAGAAAGAAGTGGAGTCTGACACGTCGGAACAGACAACGACCACGCACGGGACGGTGCTTGGCGTTGACCTCGGCGTGAACAACCTCGCCGTCACCTCCACGGGCACGTTCTGGACGGGAGACGAGTTCGACCACTGGCGCAGAGAATACGAGAAACGGCGTGGTGACTTGCAGGAACATGGGACGCGGTGGACACACGAGAACATCCAGTCAGTCGGTCGCAAAGAAGACGGTCGGTTCAAGCTGACACTCCACCGTATCTCGAACGAGTTGGTGGCTGAAGCCCGCGACAACGGCTGCTCGGTGATAGCGTTTGAAGACTTGACTGACATTCGCGAGCGTACTGGTGCGTCGTGGGGACACAAGTGGGCGTTCAACCGCCTCTACGAGTACGTCGAATACAAGGCCGCAGAGTACGGCATCGACGTAGAGCAAGTTGCCCCGGAGAACACCTCTCGACGGTGTTCACACTGTGGCTTTACCCACTCCGACAACCGTGAAGGTGAATCGTTCGAGTGTCTGAAGTGTGGCTACGAAAACCACGCGGATTACAATGCAGCGAAGAATATTGGCTTGCGGTATCTCCGCCGGAACCAAACTGGCTCCGGTGGAGGCGCACCCGTAGGCGTGCGCTTGAACAGCGGGACGCTGAACGCGAACGGAGAGTTTGAGCCTCCTGCCGAGGAATCGGCCAGAGTGGGAGTCCACGCTGAAAGCCCACGGCTTTAGCCGTGGGTTAGCTTACGCACTCCGTCTCTACCACAGATCCACATATAAACCCTGTCAATAGAAATTAACATTAGTGCAAAGGGTTTTACCCTTCTAAGTTAATAATAATAAACATGAGCCGAGTCTCCGACACAGCCGAGGACACCACCGACACGAAACAGGAGCGTCTCCAACACCCGAGCGGATGGCTGTACCTGACCCAACACGAGAGCGTCGCGATCATAGTAGACGCACTTCTCGACCTGCCTCCACACAGGGAGTTCAACAAGACGGAGCTAGCCGAACACGCAGGC
This sequence is a window from Candidatus Afararchaeum irisae. Protein-coding genes within it:
- a CDS encoding transposase, with amino-acid sequence MEKRRTVPVKLDVDSSDTALLEDTVDEFLWAANYVTSHAFQGEYVTTSKTTLHKGTYEDVRDETALHSNHVQAARNKAAEACKSVVEKWKQGKKASMPYFTSPHLVYDHRTATFHDDYVSLATTDGRIEADYVLPDKERDTPHAEYLFSDEYETTGAELHYTNDNWLLHIHCKKEVESDTSEQTTTTHGTVLGVDLGVNNLAVTSTGTFWTGDEFDHWRREYEKRRGDLQEHGTRWTHENIQSVGRKEDGRFKLTLHRISNELVAEARDNGCSVIAFEDLTDIRERTGASWGHKWAFNRLYEYVEYKAAEYGIDVEQVAPENTSRRCSHCGFTHSDNREGESFECLKCGYENHADYNAAKNIGLRYLRRNQTGSGGGAPVGVRLNSGTLNANGEFEPPAEESARVGVHAESPRL